CATACGGGACGATACTTTCTCGTGATTCGGTTTTACCAATATCGAATCCCTACGGGATTTATATTTATATAATTATGGAGTGCTAAAGATATCTCAGTACCGTAGGTACTAAAGCTTGGTAAAAACACAATCGAAAAATCTCTCGTCCCGTATGGGACGATACTTCTCGTGATTCGGTTTTACCAATATTGAATCCCTACGGGATTATTAATCTCCTGATTAAGCTTTACAGACTAACCTTCTACAATTTCTCCAACTCCACTGTAAAGTGGCGCATAATTGGAGCTTCTTTTATAATTTTTACTCCACGTTTAATCTCATTTCGCTTTGCATAAAGATTACCTAAAGCAACTGCTACATATTCCATATGATTGTTGGTATATGTTCGGCGTGGAATTGCTAGTCGAACTAATTCTAATTCCGGATAGCGGTTTTCGCGAGTAATAGGATCTCGATCTGCCAAAATAGCACCAATTTCCACAGCACGTACACCGGCTTCAATATAAAGCTCGATAGCTAAAGTTTGGGCAGGAAATTCTTCTTTCGGAAGATGAGGTAAAAAACGTTTTACATCAATAAAAATAGCATGACCGCCAAAAGGTTCTTGCATAGGAACACCAAAATCTTTTAAGCGTTGCCCAAGAAATGCCGTTTGTTTGATTCTGGAATCTAAAGTATCAAATTCGGTTCCTTCGTCTAATCCTTGAGCAAGTGCATTCATATCGCGACCCGACATGCCGCCGTAAGTGATAAAGCCTTCGAACATAATGGCGAAAGTGCTGGCTTGCTTAAATAAATCCTCATCTTTAAAACCTATAAAACCGCCCATATTTACTATTGCATCTTTCTTTGAACTCATAGTCATAGCATCGGCATAGCTGAACATTTCTTTCACTATTTCCTTGATGCTTTTATCGGCATAGCCTTTTTCTTTTTGTTTGATAAAATAGGCGTTCTCAGCAAATCGAGCCGAATCAAAAACAACACGAATACCATATTTGCGCGACATTGTATATACTTCACGCAGGTTTTGCATAGAAACGGGTTGCCCTCCCGATGAATTATTGGTTATGGTTACAATAATCATCGGAATTTTTTCCGCAGGATTACTCTTTAATACATTTTCCAGTTTGTTTAAGTCGACATTACCCTTAAAATCGTACTGAGCAGTAGTATCAAAAGCCTCGTCTATTGTACAGTCAATGGCAGTTGCTTTACGGAATTCTATATGACCTTTGGTTGTGTCGAAGTGTGAGTTTCCGGGAACTATCATACCTTCTTTAACTAAAACGGAAAAAAGTACATTTTCTGCCGCTCTACCTTGATGGGTAGGTAAAAAATAAGGAAAGCCAAGAATATTTTCTATGGCATTTTTCATTTTAT
This sequence is a window from Bacteroidales bacterium. Protein-coding genes within it:
- a CDS encoding tryptophanase, whose translation is MQLPFAESYKIKMVETIKKSTREEREQWIKDANYNLFNLKSNQVFVDLLTDSGTGAMSDKQWSEIMLGDESYAGASSYYKMKNAIENILGFPYFLPTHQGRAAENVLFSVLVKEGMIVPGNSHFDTTKGHIEFRKATAIDCTIDEAFDTTAQYDFKGNVDLNKLENVLKSNPAEKIPMIIVTITNNSSGGQPVSMQNLREVYTMSRKYGIRVVFDSARFAENAYFIKQKEKGYADKSIKEIVKEMFSYADAMTMSSKKDAIVNMGGFIGFKDEDLFKQASTFAIMFEGFITYGGMSGRDMNALAQGLDEGTEFDTLDSRIKQTAFLGQRLKDFGVPMQEPFGGHAIFIDVKRFLPHLPKEEFPAQTLAIELYIEAGVRAVEIGAILADRDPITRENRYPELELVRLAIPRRTYTNNHMEYVAVALGNLYAKRNEIKRGVKIIKEAPIMRHFTVELEKL